The Cryptomeria japonica unplaced genomic scaffold, Sugi_1.0 HiC_scaffold_84, whole genome shotgun sequence genomic sequence TACCAACGATGTTATACTCGCGCCCTTTTATGCTTCATACCATAATGTGACTCCTCTAATTCCATAAGACCAGGAGTGCGCAAGGAGTGTAATGCTTCGTGTGGTTCATGTAACTAAACTCGGCTTCTATTTGTAGATATGAGCAAAGGTTGTGTTTTTATCACTTAAAATGTGCTTTATATGTTTTCTTAAATGCTCACATATACATACTGGTGGCATAAAATGAAAGTAAGCGTGTAGGACTCAATAGAATATAAAATAGTGACTAGTGATTTAGAACTTTCCTTGGTGTAAcccaataaaaaatattgaaaagaatgGAGTTGTACCCTCATCTCTAGTATCAATTAAATGCAAGATTCACAAGCCAACTTCTCAATTTGAGTCTTAAATACAAAGTGGACATTACCTAGCACTTATGTAATTTCGTACAATATTGTATTCTTGTGGAAAGAGCTTGCTTAACAATATGCTCGAGTTCTACGCTCATTGACTAATTCTCTCCAATGACAAAACTTATGTTTCCATGAGTTGAAATCTAGAATCTCCATTTCCAAGTGTTGCACCATCTTATTACTCGacgtttttcttcatccaaatctaTTGATTGATATCTTCATTATTTTATAGTCTCTCTTTTCAATGTCTTCCCCCAAGCTAAACTATGCAACCAAATAGCGTTCACTTCCTTgtcaacctcaatcaaaacctaGAATAAAAAACATGCACCTAGCTATCAAATATGGAATAAAATACATGCACTTGTCTAAAACAAATTAGCACTTccctaaataaatcatgtagaaaaCTTTCTCCAATACCAACCGATCGATAATCAAATCGAATATTCCATTCTAATCTCACCATCGCTGATTTTTGTTCTCTTCACTTATGTGCCGATCCAATGCACTATGCTACTGATGTGAACATTCAGAAAGCCAAAATTGGTATCTTCTACATCTACACCTTCCACTTGTCTTGAAATTTTGTATGTGGTCAAATTTTGTGCCTACAATGTTATACATAATATTTCGCACCCCTTTGTGATTTATAACAATATGTCACCCCTGTAATACCACAAGACTATTTAATAAAGAGTATGTTGATTGAATAAGATTTATGTATTTGAAATATGCTTCTTTTTTGTTGTGAGCATGTACTATGTTTTTCATCAACTCAAGACATTATTGTTGCAGTTTCTTAAGAATTTGAGTATCTGCAGTAGTTGCATAGAATGAAAATGAGCAAGCTTCAAAGACATAGGTTATATAGACATCGAAGGCATGAAAGAAGAGGTCGTGAAGCTTTAGAATGAACTGATGTATGAAGCTCTATTTTATTAGATCATTTATAAATGCATGGGAAAAGTAGAAGATTATGATATTTGCAGATCTCACTGATAATGTATGAGTTATATCTATTATCTTATTCTTGATGGAAATGCGATTGCCAATTTCTCAATATGACGACACTTTTATCTTCTTCGTATCAATCAACAAATACCTTGAGATATTGGAAATTATATTCAAAATGCGCTTACAACTTACCTTAAAATGTGTTACAGCAAAGTGAAATTTTAATGTTGTCATCAAAGGGACAAAACGACatcaatatttaattttcaatctttgGAATATGATGAGGACATACTGATGTCCAAAACAGATGCTATGAATGGCACAAGAGGACGCCAATAACCCTAAAATGATAGTTTTATTCAACGGTTAATTTTCAATCTTTGGAATATGATGAGGACATGCTGATGTCCAAAACAGATGCTATGAATGGCACAAGAGGACGCCAATAACCCTAAAATGATAGTTTTATTCAACGGTGAGAAAAAAGAATTGGGAAAGACGGTCTTCATTGGGAGacctcttgtttgttttgtttagtatgcgaatttcttttgaatgtaattcACCAGTTCCTGGGTGATGCGGAAGGCCTTGCTCAAAACGGAATCGGGGAGAGGGGGATTCGCCGCAAACAGAGAATTGGCGATTGTCTGAACTCCGGGAAACTGGCTGCTCAATCCAGCTATGGCCACTGCATTTTCATGccccacattctgctggaaatgaacaagtgcctttggaaacacaaacacatctcccttctccaaAGTTTTGCTGAAAAATTTGTTGCTGgtgtcaatgaaacccacaagaagctggccttccagtaaaacaagaacttcggtggctcttgggtgtgtgtgaggaggatttattccacccacTGCGTAGTCGATGCGGACCAACGATATTCCAAACGTATTGAGGCCTGGTATCTGTTTAACGTTCGCCATCGTTACGTTGGAGCCCACATCATTGTCGGTGTTCCCTGCCTGCCCAAGTCCCCGGAAGAAGAAATCGTTTGCTGAAACTTGCATTGGGTCTTTGCAAACGAACCCGTTCACCAAAACTGTTTAAAACAAGATCAAATCAATCTGTCTGTTAGTAACTCGACTCGTCTAATAAGCAAATCATTATCATTGTTTATGTATAAATATTCTCACTCACCGTTGCTTTCCTCATCTGCAACGCAGAAATCTTGCAAGGGATCCGGATCCCCTGCCATGACCCTGTCGCTGTAACAGCATATCAACAGAAAAAGTCCCAACGTGAAGTAAATCATGCGGTTAGCCATTGTAATAGAAACGCAGACACAAGAGATCAGGATATGAATGTCTATTACAAACCCATTACACGCTTTATATAGCCCAAACCATAACTCTCCGCAAAGACTAATTCATCTTGACTCCGTATATTTCACGGATCCTTCCAGAGTTGTTGCTCTTTTCCTTACGTCACACTAAGTCTTACTGCATGTGGTTGTCTCGCCTGCTACCGCAGATGTATTCTCACCATCCTTTCATTAACgttgaaattttctatcttctcccTGCCCTGCTGCGTATGCCTATCTCAAGATCAACTTACCTCCTGCCTTACACGTATTCTCGCCATCGCCATCATTTTAGTAATGTGGAATTGTTTAGACTTAATTGGAACGGTGGGCTTCTTCAAAGGAAACAATATATAAATCTTTCTCCACCGTGGGAGAATCGGTATGAGAGGAAAGTTTCTTTCTTGGAGTTGGATATTGGCCTAAAGACTGTCCATGCTTTGTACCCTTTTTCAATGAGATTTTTATCTCTcgtcatttaaattaatttatgttattcAATGTTTATTTCTCAGATTGTCTATGTTCTAGGACAGAAAAACATTGCTCAAAATAACTTATGTTCATTTACTTTACATTGAATGCGTTGATTAGAATATctatttcacatccatctacaaTTTTGAAGTCAAGTAGGTGTATTACTTTTCTTTAGCAGTTTTGGAGACCTAAATTATAGGTTTAAGACAACATATGCAAACATAAGAACCAATTTATGGAGGATAAATGTATAAGAAGATAGATTTTGGAGAGGTATTCTACAAGAAAAAAAACTTTTTGGTGGTGTTGAGAATCCCATCTTGGAAGAGACCATGTTGTCCAAGGGATCTAGTATTTAGAATTATTTAAGATCGTTTTATTTTTCCAAACCCTAGAGGGTAGATGGGTAGCGGAAATAGAATCCGGTTTTGACATTACAATTCACTAGAATCCATCACCTCTATAAGATATAACCTTATTAAGACGTTGATGTCTGATTTTCAGAATGTCATGGGTGAGTAGTTTGAATGCATCTTGAACTACCTTGGGTCAAGGTACAACAGTGACTAAAAATCGTACCGCTTCCAATACTCATAACTATAATGAATGTAAACCGCGATATTTTAGAGAAAAGAGCCTTCATTCTCAAACTGTTGATGGGTGCGAAAACATTGCTCACGTTGCGTTGAGTGCGTTGCTTAGATTGTCTCTTTCACATCCATCTACAGTTGAACTCGGCCAAAATTTAATCTTTAGGTGAGTGTGTTGTTGTAAAtgaagtgcattgttgtaaatgaagTAGGTGTCTTTTCTAGCAGTTTTGGAGATCAAAATTTTACCTTTAGGTGAGTGAATTCTCTTTAATAAAGTAGGTTTACTACTTTTTCTAATGTTTGAGATCTGTCTATTTCCATTTTTCGACACCAAAACTTTTCGTCCAGTTGACTGCATTGTCCTCTCGATTCTCCTTTTAACAAAGTACATACAGTTGAtttagatgatttattttttattatttttgtgagatatatgtttatttaatattttttttaacttaatgTTTTGATGAATTAGTTGTTTGGGGTAACtaaataggaaaatataatattaaagattatttttttcctcttacttcaatcaaatatatgagaaaagtatttcatattgattagacatttcattttatttatttttatttatattgattgaattttcttttcttttatatcaaataatatgacaattataaatagtttataaaaaatattcaatttgagAAGTAAAAAATGCGTTAAAAGTGATATATTGGGATGATTCTTGGTTGGGAAACGTTTAGTTCCATGATCCCTTGTTTACCTATCAAGAATTATCTTTTTACTCTCTTTGGATAAGGGTGGCTAACTAATGAACTTTTTACAATTAAGAAATCAAAGTGATCAACAATCGAATATAAGGAACAAATAGAGTGAGAGGGGGAATAAAATTCTACACCTGATCGATTCATGATTATAATAAGTGGTTCATATTATAGAAGAGCAAGTCAATAAAATAGTTTGGTCATATTTTACGCTAGTATAATCTCAGTTTTCTTGATAACTACTCgagtacatttttttttaatatctctcATAGGTTTTACCTTGTCTTTCATACCACACTCACAATCTCCAATTCCCCATTGAGTTTCCACAAATGACTAATACGAAAGGTAAATCTACATCCATGTAAGAGAATGGACACCGGGAGTGATCTAATATTGGATGCAATTAAGTGAGGAATATTTTTTGAATGAATCCCTATACTTTTGGACCCTTTAATGACATGGTTTGCATAAGTAAGAAAATGTTTATTAATGTAGAGAGCATGGTTTTAGGTACTTTTCTATGTGGAGGTGATACAAATAGGCATGGGTAGCCTATGCGGTTACAGATGATTGTGGTTCTTCCATCAACGCTATTCTCTTTTTTATTGAATGATATGGTGTAATAGAAAAGTCAAGAATAtacaactagcaattgcaccttggtgtgcaatatgtACGCCGAATAGATGTggaatgattattaaaaaaaattgatctattttttcatatatttgtgCAACACGTGAGATAAATTAGCAAACCATTTAGTAAATGATATTATTTATTCAACAAAGGTCTCAACATTTGAAAAAATTATAGatccaaatcaactatgcatctactTAAACGGACAAATGCAATCAAACAAAACCCTTAAACCGGGAATATAATCGAGTTCCATTACCAATATTCTTATGTTTTGTTTGaaatagggagagaaggagagagggagatatagggatataaagagagagatagaggaggaagaGTGAGGGAAAGATAAAGGAGTGAGGAGATAGAGTTAGGCGATAaatatagagaggaagatagagatcgagattgatatagatatggagaagaatagggatatggatatgagaggaagagataaagagagaggagagagaaatagatagagatagaagagataaatatatagagagggggagagagaatgagCGAGGGATAACTTTGAATCAATTGTGCATTCATTAATACAAACCAAACATAAGTGAAAGAAAACCTTTCAATCAAAAGATAATTGaactccattaccaataggctcatgttatgtttgcaatagtgaGAGGGGAGAGATGAATAGATAAAGAGAGCGAGACATGTCTGGAGATAGGGTGACAGAGGAAGAGAGAGCTAGAGATGGAAATGAAGAGAGGGAGGTGGCAAAGAAATAGATGGTTAAAGAGAGTGAGACGTGcctagatagagtgagagaggatgaAAAGGACAAATAAAGAGAGATATAGTTGTAGAGGGATAAGGAGAAATTAAGATAAAGATTAGGAGATAGAAACGGAtagaaaagaagagatacaaagatacaaaaggggagagagagagagagggagggagggatattTTTGGGCCAATTTGTAATTCAAACTCGTTAATGAAGATGTTAACATAGGTTGACACCTAGTATGGTGGTTATACCTTTTGTAAATCTTTGAACCAATAGTAATAGTATTAACATAGtattgaattatttgtaattgccATGTATAACCTCATTTTGTGTGTTTTGTCACGTATGCACTATCCTTTAGTGCATTATCCACTTATACTTCTCAGTACATAATACATCTGAGGAATTTTGTAGATAGAGTGGCAAGGGAAGAAGTTACATAGAAGTTGTATACTTCAACACTTCTCTTGTTTGTATTTATTTCTCACATTTGGGAGTCTTAAATTACACACTATAATTATTTTCTCGATATCCATACTTGCCTTGCTTTAGCTTTACAAACAACCTTATGACCACACATAATAAGGTCAAGTCATCCTAAAGCCCATACAACCTTGCATCCCTCTAATGACATGTGTGGTTAATAATCACATTCTAAACTGAATTAACAATAGCTTCGATTTTATGTCCAACGACCATTaagtttaatttaatctaaattgttctattgatctagattctcctttaaataagaataatatttaagaagtcataaacatataatttaatattaaattttttaaatacataattaattattttaatattataaacttttaaaagcaataaatattaatagataaaaatttcaaaataaattaaaacaaattatttttaaaattcaaaatataatttaaaaataataatatatagaactttttacatttttaaaaatactaaaaaatcgAACTATTTCAACAATGAGGTTTAGACCAACCATGCactacaatttgcaatcaacaaataacAAATGGTATGAGCACTAAGTAATTCATCATATATCTTCGCATTTCTCCATCATAATCAGTAAAATTCAATTaactttgagaagtaacaagaacccatgcaaaatgtagaaagaCAGCACAaacatccaccatatcttcaacaaaacttatgtattaatttcaacaagtcttggaaacaatctctagcttcctcctcctactctactttcTAACAGTTCTGCTCTACTCTATTATCCACCTATTAACCTTTAAAAATGAGAAGGCAAACCTTATATAGAAGTCTTGATACAAATGAATGTCcgagattgatttgaatttaatGGCCGAGATTTaaccatgaaaccctaattagggctagtTATAACAACAACCACTTTAACCAATGAGAAAACTACAACACTTTGGGCACATGTCCCTCTTTGAATGTGGATCAATGAGAAATGAGATTAGGTACattgaataatatttgatgtaatgcCATATGTCACTTGCTCCTCCTTTGATGAGTTAGGTTCAATACACCTACAAGAACTGACTTGGCATCACTGAATTGGTCTATGATGATCAAGCACCACCTTAGCTTGCATGTCTCCCTAGCAATATGTCGACACTCAACATCatccaattgcttgatgtgatggttcatattctcaAATTGCATCCTCTTGAAAATCAAGTTTctagctttgattaactcttctaaaactatttataacatgtaatttttttcatatcagttatctttttcttgaataatattttaggAGATTGACAAAATACCTAGGTTTACATTTATTATACTTTTAGTATTGTTATCTATTCTTTCATTGTGGTAGATGTAAAATGTTTCTATCATAATTTTGTGGGATACATATATGACTAATCCATTACAATACAAGGAACATTTTGGAGCACCAACAACAACTACGTATTTAGACTTTGTTAGTGTATCTGAATGTTCCTTCTAGATAAATTTTAGAGTTGATATTAGCTTGTTAGGATGTTGGTTTCTTGGGATTCTATGCCTGTGTGTGATGACAtttcattatattaattaaaatatttctaattgatagagtttctattttatttatgattttaatatacatatttatataatttataaaaaacttttcaataaaatatttaatatatttataaaaatctttatcataataatgtatatttaattcaaataaaaatttctatcttaatttgttttaaatttaatgaaaaataaataaataagtataaattattttgtaatttatgaaaTAGGCTCATGACAATAACTGCATAGTTACTCTCTAGTTGGTatgatgtcaaaaaaattagaTGCACGTAACATCATTTGGCTACCAGTTGGAGGAATTGTTGAAGAGATTGTATGGTTAATTAGTAACTTATATTTCAtaagttttatttttcaaaaagctTTGAATGAAACCTACACTAGATGTGTGTGCATGTAACCACCCAGATGATGGAACTTTACTACATTTTGTGTAGTATAATTCACGAAATGATACTTCATCATTAAAATATGTGAACAATTTTTAAAATAACCAAATTGGAAAGAGCATAAACAATACGGGGGCAAAAAGAACACAAAATATGCACTAGGAACTATTATTGTCTTCCTCCATAAAAGCCTCCACAAAAAAGTGCTTGTAATAGGAATAAATCTCTGGAAGCAATTATTCTCATCCAAAATTCATGTAACAAAGATTCATAGTTGACAAAGGatcttttcatcagcaatggaacaAGGGACACTATAGCCTAAAAAG encodes the following:
- the LOC131058305 gene encoding putative germin-like protein 2-2; translated protein: MAGDPDPLQDFCVADEESNVLVNGFVCKDPMQVSANDFFFRGLGQAGNTDNDVGSNVTMANVKQIPGLNTFGISLVRIDYAVGGINPPHTHPRATEVLVLLEGQLLVGFIDTSNKFFSKTLEKGDVFVFPKALVHFQQNVGHENAVAIAGLSSQFPGVQTIANSLFAANPPLPDSVLSKAFRITQELVNYIQKKFAY